AGCCCTCTCTTTCAGGCATCCGGCTTCCTGACTCACATTTGGTGTTTTATCCGCAACTCAGATGAAATAATCTCTTTCGTTAGTTTTTAATAATGGTTGGGTCGGTACAAATTTTTTTGTACCGATTTTTTTAATTTACTACTAACGGGGTCTTTTTTGTTGTAAGCCCTCCATGGAAAATCTTAATATGACTCCCTTTTAAAGAATCAAGATCGAAAGGATTTAATGTTTCTTTATAGAGATATTGTCGAAGTTTATAGTGATTTGTATAAAGTATTTTATATCCTTTTTGAAATTGAAGTAATCACTTATGTAAGAAACCTGATTGGCCAGTAAAGCTCTTTTCCGGTTAATTGTTTTCACTTCTCCCAGTTTCATGAAAACGGTATTCTTTTTTACTCAAATCCTATGAGATTAGTCATACTTCGTCCTTGTATAAAAATCTTGCTTGTGACAGATATATTTTCAATTCCTATTTTTATTAATATCTTTTTCAATATATCCGGTCAACTAGAATATCATTCATGTAAACGTCAGATTTTCAAAATAGTATGTTGATTATTTTTACTTCAAAAACACACTATGCTGATCAAAATTTATGGAAGTGCCATTCATGGAGTGGCTGCACAGACAATAACAATTGAAGTGAATGTAGATACCGGCGGAGTAGGATACCATCTGGTGGGTCTGCCTGATAACGCAATTAAAGAAAGCAGCTATAGAATCTCTGCAGCACTGAAAAATGTAGGATATAAAATTCCCGGAAAGAAAATCACCATCAATATGGCTCCAGCTGATCTCAGAAAAGAAGGTTCTGCCTATGATCTGAGTATTGCGATTGGTATTTTAGCAGCTTCAGATCAGATTTTGGCAGAGGAAATTGAAAATTATATTATTATGGGCGAGCTTTCTCTCGATGGAAGCCTCCAGCCTATCAAAGGAGTTTTACCTATTGCTATTCAGGGCAGGGAAGAAGGTTTTAAAGGAATTATTCTTCCTATACAGAATGCCAGAGAAGCAGCCATTGTAAGTGATCTCGAAGTATACGGAGTAGAAAATATAAGAGAAGTAATTGATTTTTTTAATGAAGGAAAACCTCTTAACAGGATTACGCTGGATACCCGGAAAGAATTTCATGAGAAGATTAATGATTTCCCTTTCGATTTCTCTGAAGTTAAAGGTCAGGAAACGGCCAAAAGAGCAATGGAAGTGGCTGCAGCGGGGGGACATAATATCATCCTCATAGGCCCTCCCGGAAGTGGAAAGACCATGCTGGCTAAAAGAGTTCCCAGTATTTTACCTCCATTGACTCTGAAAGAAGCTTTAGAAACAACAAAAATTCATTCCGTGGCCGGAAAAATAGGAACTGAAGCTTCATTGATGACAGTTCGTCCCTTCAGATCTCCCCATCATACAATTTCTGATGTTGCCCTGGTGGGTGGCGGAAGTTATCCGCAGCCTGGTGAGATTTCCCTTGCTCATAACGGAGTACTGTTTCTTGATGAAATGCCTGAGTTTAAAAGAACAGTGCTGGAAGTAATGAGACAGCCTCTGGAAGACCGGGAAGTGACTATTTCAAGAGCCAGATTTACAGTAAATTACCCCGCAAGTTTTATGTTAGTAGCTTCTATGAATCCCAGCCCAAGCGGATTCTTTCCCGATGATCCTAACAATACCTCCTCTGTTTATGAAATGCAGCGGTACATGAATAAGCTTTCAGGACCGCTTTTGGACAGGATTGATATTCACATTGAAGTACAAAAAGTGGAATTTGAACAGCTTTCTGAAAAAAGAAAAGGAGAGAAAAGTAAGGATATCAGAAATCGGGTATTGAAAGCCAGAGATATTCAGAATAAAAGATACCAAAGCCTCAATATTAGCAGTAATGCCCAAATAGGGCCTAAAGAAATTGAAGCATTTTGTGAATTGGATGAAACCTCTTTCGGGCTCATCAAACTGGCGATGGAAAAACTTAATCTTTCGGCGAGAGCTTATGACAGAATCCTGAAAGTAGCCAGAACAATTGCTGATCTTGATGAATCAGAAAATATTATGTCTCACCATATTTCCGAAGCAATACAATACAGAAGTCTGGACCGGGAATTCTGGAGTGGATAACAGATTCAGACTTCTACTGCTGAAATAATGTTATAGGGCATCTATTTCAGCATCCATCTTAAGCTTGATCA
The window above is part of the Chryseobacterium sp. MA9 genome. Proteins encoded here:
- a CDS encoding YifB family Mg chelatase-like AAA ATPase, with the translated sequence MLIKIYGSAIHGVAAQTITIEVNVDTGGVGYHLVGLPDNAIKESSYRISAALKNVGYKIPGKKITINMAPADLRKEGSAYDLSIAIGILAASDQILAEEIENYIIMGELSLDGSLQPIKGVLPIAIQGREEGFKGIILPIQNAREAAIVSDLEVYGVENIREVIDFFNEGKPLNRITLDTRKEFHEKINDFPFDFSEVKGQETAKRAMEVAAAGGHNIILIGPPGSGKTMLAKRVPSILPPLTLKEALETTKIHSVAGKIGTEASLMTVRPFRSPHHTISDVALVGGGSYPQPGEISLAHNGVLFLDEMPEFKRTVLEVMRQPLEDREVTISRARFTVNYPASFMLVASMNPSPSGFFPDDPNNTSSVYEMQRYMNKLSGPLLDRIDIHIEVQKVEFEQLSEKRKGEKSKDIRNRVLKARDIQNKRYQSLNISSNAQIGPKEIEAFCELDETSFGLIKLAMEKLNLSARAYDRILKVARTIADLDESENIMSHHISEAIQYRSLDREFWSG